The Setaria italica strain Yugu1 chromosome IX, Setaria_italica_v2.0, whole genome shotgun sequence genome has a window encoding:
- the LOC101767064 gene encoding LOW QUALITY PROTEIN: L-type lectin-domain containing receptor kinase IV.1-like (The sequence of the model RefSeq protein was modified relative to this genomic sequence to represent the inferred CDS: inserted 1 base in 1 codon), with translation MAPPATRTALLGYLAAISLLLHCLLPSLAGADFVYNGFEHAANLSLDGSASVLRGGALRLTHDSNSLMGHAFFDSPVQVVRGNSVISFSTAFVFDIVTVDHGGGHGLAFVVAASKALPGASYGIYLGLLGENTNGNSSNHVFAVEFDTMQVRRLNETDSNHVGVDLNSVVSNVSEPAGYFDDDDDGRNISVKLESAQPIQAWVDYDGRTKVLNVTIAPVSVPSRPHRPLISRAIDLLPVFKREMYVGFSSSTGEKLASSHYILAWSFSTEGAAKAIDLSRLPKVPKQAAPPPSLSTVIEITASSCVATLVVIAAAIVLALWIRRRAALTEMLEDWELDHPQRLPYKELYAATNGFEASKLLGAGGFGQVYKGVLRCSGDEVAIKRISSSGTQGMREFVAEVASLGRMRHRNLVELRGWCKXQDLLLVYEFMPNGSLDEHLFGRAGAVMPPKPLLTWGQRVGILRGVASGLVYLHEEWEQVVVHRDVKASNVLLGADMAPRLGDFGLARLYEHGADPATTRIVGTLGYMAPELTVTARASRATDLFAFGVLLLEVACGCRPIDPVTGESLLRRVRGHHVSGDLVRAVDERLDGCYDKKEARLVLWLGLMCSQSRPEARPSMRQACQYLDGELEMREEAVLVFSDVDSLDVGSSAFLTWSSCNTMSGGSLLAGR, from the exons ATGGCTCCACCTGCGACTCGCACTGCACTTCTTGGCTACCTTGCCGCGATCTCCCTACTTCTTCACTGCCTGCTCCCTTCTCTTGCCGGCGCCGACTTCGTCTACAACGGCTTCGAGCACGCCGCCAACCTGAGCCTGGACGGTTCAGCGTCGGTcctgcgcggcggcgcgctccggcTCACCCACGACAGCAACAGCCTCATGGGCCACGCCTTCTTCGACTCGCCTGTGCAGGTTGTCAGGGGCAACTCCGTCATCTCGTTCAGCACGGCCTTCGTCTTCGACATCGTGACCGtcgaccacggcggcggccacgggctGGCCTTCGTGGTCGCGGCCTCCAAGGCGCTCCCCGGGGCAAGCTACGGCATCTACCTTGGCCTCCTCGGGGAGAACACCAACGGCAACTCCAGCAACCACGTCTTCGCGGTCGAGTTCGACACGATGCAGGTCCGGCGGCTGAACGAGACGGACAGCAACCACGTCGGCGTCGACCTGAACAGCGTCGTGTCGAACGTGTCGGAGCCGGCCGGGTacttcgacgacgacgacgacggcaggaACATCTCCGTGAAGCTCGAGAGTGCACAACCAATTCAGGCATGGGTGGACTACGACGGCCGAACAAAGGTTCTCAACGTGACCATCGCTCCGGTATCCGTGCCAAGCCGCCCTCACAGGCCGCTGATATCGCGCGCCATCGACCTCCTGCCGGTCTTCAAGCGAGAGATGTACGTCGGCTTCTCGTCGTCGACCGGAGAAAAGTTGGCAAGCTCGCATTACATCCTCGCATGGAGTTTCAGTACCGAGGGAGCTGCGAAAGCCATCGATCTCTCCCGGCTCCCTAAAGTTCCGAAGCAGGCGGCTCCCCCACCTTCCTTATCCACCGTCATCGAGATAACCGCTTCGTCTTGCGTGGCCACGCTCGTCGTGATCGCCGCGGCGATCGTTTTGGCACTCTGGATTCGGCGGAGGGCGGCCCTCACCGAGATGCTCGAGGACTGGGAGCTGGACCACCCGCAGAGGCTGCCGTACAAAGAGCTCTACGCTGCGACCAACGGATTCGAGGCCAGCAAGCTCCTCGGCGCTGGCGGCTTCGGCCAGGTGTACAAAGGCGTGCTCCGGTGCTCCGGCGACGAGGTCGCCATCAAGCGGATCTCGAGCAGCGGGACGCAGGGGATGCGCGAGTTCGTGGCCGAGGTCGCGAGCCTCGGGCGCATGCGGCACCGGAACCTGGTCGAGCTGCGCGGGTGGTGCA GGCAGGACCTGCTCCTGGTCTACGAGTTCATGCCCAATGGCAGCCTCGACGAGCACCTGTTCGGCCGCGCAGGCGCCGTCATGCCCCCAAAGCCCCTGCTAACGTGGGGGCAGCGCGTCGGGATCCTCAGGGGCGTCGCGTCCGGGCTGGTGTACCTGCACGAGGAGTGGGAGCAGGTGGTGGTGCACCGGGACGTCAAGGCCAGCAACGTCCTGCTCGGCGCCGACATGGCCCCGCGGCTGGGGGACTTTGGCCTCGCGCGCCTCTACGAGCACGGCGCTGACCCCGCCACGACGCGCATCGTCGGGACGCTGGGCTACATGGCGCCGGAGCTCACCGTGACGGCCAGGGCCAGCAGGGCCACCGACTTGTTCGCCTTCGGCGTGCTGCTCCTCGAGGTGGCGTGCGGGTGCCGGCCCATCGACCCCGTCACCGGCGAGAGCCTGCTGCGGAGGGTGCGAGGCCACCACGTCAGCGGCGACCTGGTGCGCGCCGTGGACGAGAGGCTCGACGGGTGCTACGACAAGAAGGAGGCGAGGCTGGTGCTGTGGCTGGGCCTCATGTGCAGCCAGTCGCGCCCGGAGGCGCGGCCGAGCATGCGGCAGGCCTGCCAGTACCTGGACGGCGAGCTGGAGATGCGGGAGGAGGCCGTTCTCGTGTTCTCGGACGTGGATTCCCTCGACGTCGGGTCGTCGGCGTTCCTGACGTGGTCGTCGTGCAATACAATGTCAGGGGGCTCGCTGCTGGCTGGCCGGTGA
- the LOC101765263 gene encoding hippocampus abundant transcript 1 protein isoform X3: MEEAAELGHLLVFAFLFFFATFMVGSVITDVTMGALCPGRDECSLAIYLTGLQQAVTGLGALVLTPVVGNLSDRYGRKALLALPATASIVPLGILAYGRTKGYFYAYYVTKMLTAMVSDGSMMCLSLAYVADRVPEARRAAAFGVFTGVCSAGFVASTFAARFLPVSTTCQVSAVAAVVTAAYMKAFLQETDGGASSCRSEEAASLPLCLPSSSSEESSPRLPPLRKAPSLSEIATLLTSSSTFSRATVVTFFHGLGETGLLNTLLYFLKAKFHYSKNQYANLLLIMGITGSFSQLAVMPLLVPKLGEQKLLIIALIASCGHVRAFLYSIAWSSWVPYLAASCVVLSTLVNPCIRSIISKKVGPFEQGMVQGCITGISSIANVISPLVFTPLTAWCLSEATPFYLKGFSLACAGFATLVALATSISMRPAEVQPDRK; this comes from the exons ATGGAGGAGGCTGCGGAGCTGGGGCACCTGCTGGTGttcgccttcctcttcttcttcgccaccTTCATGGTCGGGTCGGTGATCACCGATGTCACCATGGGGGCGCTCTGCCCCGGTCGCGACGAGTGCTCCCTCGCCATCTACCTCACCGGACTCCAGCAAGCT GTTACGGGGCTGGGCGCGCTGGTGCTGACGCCGGTCGTCGGCAACCTGTCCGACAGGTACGGCCGGAAGGCGCTGCTGGCGCTCCCGGCGACGGCGTCCATCGTCCCACTGG GCATCCTGGCGTACGGCCGGACCAAGGGGTACTTCTACGCGTACTACGTAACCAAGATGCTGACGGCGATGGTCTCCGATGGCAGCATGATGTGCCTCTCGCTTGCTTACGTG GCTGACAGGGTGCCggaggcgcggcgcgcggcggccttCGGCGTGTTCACCGGCGTCTGCAGCGCCGGCTTCGTCGCCAGCACCTTCGCGGCCCGCTTCCTCCCCGTCTCAACCACGTGCCAG GTCTCcgcagtggcggcggtggtgacggCCGCGTACATGAAGGCCTTCCTCCAGGAGACGGACGGCGGAGCCTCGTCCTGCAGAAGCGAGGAGGCGGCCTCCCTGCCGCTCTGCCTTCCCTCCTCCAGCAGCGAGGAGTCGTCGCCGAGGCTCCCGCCGCTTCGGAAAGCGCCGTCACTGTCGGAGATAGCCACCCTTCTTACCAGCAG CTCAACCTTCTCGAGAGCGACCGTTGTCACATTTTTCCACGGCCTTGGTGAGACAGGCCTGCTAAATACACTACTG TACTTTCTCAAGGCAAAATTCCATTACAGCAAGAACCAGTATGCCAATTTGCTACTAATTATGGGCATTACAGGAAGTTTCTCACAG CTAGCTGTGATGCCCCTCCTAGTGCCAAAGCTAGGTGAACAGAAGCTACTTATCATAGCACTTATAGCAAGCTGCGGGCACGTAAGG GCATTCCTATACAGCATCGCATGGTCGTCTTGG GTCCCTTATCTTGCTGCAAGCTGTGTAGTATTAAGCACGTTGGTGAACCCATGT ATAAGGAGCATCATATCAAAGAAAGTGGGACCTTTTGAGCAG GGAATGGTCCAAGGGTGCATCACTGGAATAAGCTCAATTGCAAACGTGATATCTCCTCTCGTTTTTACTCCTCTCACAG CCTGGTGTCTTTCTGAAGCTACGCCTTTCTACTTAAAAGGTTTCAGCCTTGCCTGTGCTGGATTTGCAACG CTGGTAGCGCTTGCAACAAGCATAAGTATGAGGCCAGCTGAAGTACAGCCCGATAGGAAATAG
- the LOC101765263 gene encoding hippocampus abundant transcript 1 protein isoform X4, whose amino-acid sequence MEEAAELGHLLVFAFLFFFATFMVGSVITDVTMGALCPGRDECSLAIYLTGLQQAVTGLGALVLTPVVGNLSDRYGRKALLALPATASIVPLGILAYGRTKGYFYAYYVTKMLTAMVSDGSMMCLSLAYVADRVPEARRAAAFGVFTGVCSAGFVASTFAARFLPVSTTCQVSAVAAVVTAAYMKAFLQETDGGASSCRSEEAASLPLCLPSSSSEESSPRLPPLRKAPSLSEIATLLTSSSTFSRATVVTFFHGLGETGLLNTLLYFLKAKFHYSKNQYANLLLIMGITGSFSQLAVMPLLVPKLGEQKLLIIALIASCGHAFLYSIAWSSWVPYLAASCVVLSTLVNPCIRSIISKKVGPFEQGMVQGCITGISSIANVISPLVFTPLTAWCLSEATPFYLKGFSLACAGFATLVALATSISMRPAEVQPDRK is encoded by the exons ATGGAGGAGGCTGCGGAGCTGGGGCACCTGCTGGTGttcgccttcctcttcttcttcgccaccTTCATGGTCGGGTCGGTGATCACCGATGTCACCATGGGGGCGCTCTGCCCCGGTCGCGACGAGTGCTCCCTCGCCATCTACCTCACCGGACTCCAGCAAGCT GTTACGGGGCTGGGCGCGCTGGTGCTGACGCCGGTCGTCGGCAACCTGTCCGACAGGTACGGCCGGAAGGCGCTGCTGGCGCTCCCGGCGACGGCGTCCATCGTCCCACTGG GCATCCTGGCGTACGGCCGGACCAAGGGGTACTTCTACGCGTACTACGTAACCAAGATGCTGACGGCGATGGTCTCCGATGGCAGCATGATGTGCCTCTCGCTTGCTTACGTG GCTGACAGGGTGCCggaggcgcggcgcgcggcggccttCGGCGTGTTCACCGGCGTCTGCAGCGCCGGCTTCGTCGCCAGCACCTTCGCGGCCCGCTTCCTCCCCGTCTCAACCACGTGCCAG GTCTCcgcagtggcggcggtggtgacggCCGCGTACATGAAGGCCTTCCTCCAGGAGACGGACGGCGGAGCCTCGTCCTGCAGAAGCGAGGAGGCGGCCTCCCTGCCGCTCTGCCTTCCCTCCTCCAGCAGCGAGGAGTCGTCGCCGAGGCTCCCGCCGCTTCGGAAAGCGCCGTCACTGTCGGAGATAGCCACCCTTCTTACCAGCAG CTCAACCTTCTCGAGAGCGACCGTTGTCACATTTTTCCACGGCCTTGGTGAGACAGGCCTGCTAAATACACTACTG TACTTTCTCAAGGCAAAATTCCATTACAGCAAGAACCAGTATGCCAATTTGCTACTAATTATGGGCATTACAGGAAGTTTCTCACAG CTAGCTGTGATGCCCCTCCTAGTGCCAAAGCTAGGTGAACAGAAGCTACTTATCATAGCACTTATAGCAAGCTGCGGGCAC GCATTCCTATACAGCATCGCATGGTCGTCTTGG GTCCCTTATCTTGCTGCAAGCTGTGTAGTATTAAGCACGTTGGTGAACCCATGT ATAAGGAGCATCATATCAAAGAAAGTGGGACCTTTTGAGCAG GGAATGGTCCAAGGGTGCATCACTGGAATAAGCTCAATTGCAAACGTGATATCTCCTCTCGTTTTTACTCCTCTCACAG CCTGGTGTCTTTCTGAAGCTACGCCTTTCTACTTAAAAGGTTTCAGCCTTGCCTGTGCTGGATTTGCAACG CTGGTAGCGCTTGCAACAAGCATAAGTATGAGGCCAGCTGAAGTACAGCCCGATAGGAAATAG
- the LOC101765263 gene encoding hippocampus abundant transcript 1 protein isoform X1 translates to MALRRSGGSPLASCHREREKKVDGTAHCARRAARRRRRRRRAPPIRADAASSTSGWHTTAQGPAQHACFHVTGLGALVLTPVVGNLSDRYGRKALLALPATASIVPLGILAYGRTKGYFYAYYVTKMLTAMVSDGSMMCLSLAYVADRVPEARRAAAFGVFTGVCSAGFVASTFAARFLPVSTTCQVSAVAAVVTAAYMKAFLQETDGGASSCRSEEAASLPLCLPSSSSEESSPRLPPLRKAPSLSEIATLLTSSSTFSRATVVTFFHGLGETGLLNTLLYFLKAKFHYSKNQYANLLLIMGITGSFSQLAVMPLLVPKLGEQKLLIIALIASCGHVRAFLYSIAWSSWVPYLAASCVVLSTLVNPCIRSIISKKVGPFEQGMVQGCITGISSIANVISPLVFTPLTAWCLSEATPFYLKGFSLACAGFATLVALATSISMRPAEVQPDRK, encoded by the exons ATGGCACTACGCCGGTCTGGCGGGTCTCCACTCGCATCATGTCaccgggagagagagaaaaaagttgACGGAACCGCGCACTGTGCCCGGCGTGCcgcgcgacgccgacgccgacgccgacgcgcacCACCGATCCGAGCTGATGCTGCGAGCTCGACAAGCGGGTGGCACACGACGGCGCAGGGGCCAGCGCAACACGCGTGCTTTCAC GTTACGGGGCTGGGCGCGCTGGTGCTGACGCCGGTCGTCGGCAACCTGTCCGACAGGTACGGCCGGAAGGCGCTGCTGGCGCTCCCGGCGACGGCGTCCATCGTCCCACTGG GCATCCTGGCGTACGGCCGGACCAAGGGGTACTTCTACGCGTACTACGTAACCAAGATGCTGACGGCGATGGTCTCCGATGGCAGCATGATGTGCCTCTCGCTTGCTTACGTG GCTGACAGGGTGCCggaggcgcggcgcgcggcggccttCGGCGTGTTCACCGGCGTCTGCAGCGCCGGCTTCGTCGCCAGCACCTTCGCGGCCCGCTTCCTCCCCGTCTCAACCACGTGCCAG GTCTCcgcagtggcggcggtggtgacggCCGCGTACATGAAGGCCTTCCTCCAGGAGACGGACGGCGGAGCCTCGTCCTGCAGAAGCGAGGAGGCGGCCTCCCTGCCGCTCTGCCTTCCCTCCTCCAGCAGCGAGGAGTCGTCGCCGAGGCTCCCGCCGCTTCGGAAAGCGCCGTCACTGTCGGAGATAGCCACCCTTCTTACCAGCAG CTCAACCTTCTCGAGAGCGACCGTTGTCACATTTTTCCACGGCCTTGGTGAGACAGGCCTGCTAAATACACTACTG TACTTTCTCAAGGCAAAATTCCATTACAGCAAGAACCAGTATGCCAATTTGCTACTAATTATGGGCATTACAGGAAGTTTCTCACAG CTAGCTGTGATGCCCCTCCTAGTGCCAAAGCTAGGTGAACAGAAGCTACTTATCATAGCACTTATAGCAAGCTGCGGGCACGTAAGG GCATTCCTATACAGCATCGCATGGTCGTCTTGG GTCCCTTATCTTGCTGCAAGCTGTGTAGTATTAAGCACGTTGGTGAACCCATGT ATAAGGAGCATCATATCAAAGAAAGTGGGACCTTTTGAGCAG GGAATGGTCCAAGGGTGCATCACTGGAATAAGCTCAATTGCAAACGTGATATCTCCTCTCGTTTTTACTCCTCTCACAG CCTGGTGTCTTTCTGAAGCTACGCCTTTCTACTTAAAAGGTTTCAGCCTTGCCTGTGCTGGATTTGCAACG CTGGTAGCGCTTGCAACAAGCATAAGTATGAGGCCAGCTGAAGTACAGCCCGATAGGAAATAG
- the LOC101765263 gene encoding hippocampus abundant transcript 1 protein isoform X2 — MALRRSGGSPLASCHREREKKVDGTAHCARRAARRRRRRRRAPPIRADAASSTSGWHTTAQGPAQHACFHVTGLGALVLTPVVGNLSDRYGRKALLALPATASIVPLGILAYGRTKGYFYAYYVTKMLTAMVSDGSMMCLSLAYVADRVPEARRAAAFGVFTGVCSAGFVASTFAARFLPVSTTCQVSAVAAVVTAAYMKAFLQETDGGASSCRSEEAASLPLCLPSSSSEESSPRLPPLRKAPSLSEIATLLTSSSTFSRATVVTFFHGLGETGLLNTLLYFLKAKFHYSKNQYANLLLIMGITGSFSQLAVMPLLVPKLGEQKLLIIALIASCGHAFLYSIAWSSWVPYLAASCVVLSTLVNPCIRSIISKKVGPFEQGMVQGCITGISSIANVISPLVFTPLTAWCLSEATPFYLKGFSLACAGFATLVALATSISMRPAEVQPDRK, encoded by the exons ATGGCACTACGCCGGTCTGGCGGGTCTCCACTCGCATCATGTCaccgggagagagagaaaaaagttgACGGAACCGCGCACTGTGCCCGGCGTGCcgcgcgacgccgacgccgacgccgacgcgcacCACCGATCCGAGCTGATGCTGCGAGCTCGACAAGCGGGTGGCACACGACGGCGCAGGGGCCAGCGCAACACGCGTGCTTTCAC GTTACGGGGCTGGGCGCGCTGGTGCTGACGCCGGTCGTCGGCAACCTGTCCGACAGGTACGGCCGGAAGGCGCTGCTGGCGCTCCCGGCGACGGCGTCCATCGTCCCACTGG GCATCCTGGCGTACGGCCGGACCAAGGGGTACTTCTACGCGTACTACGTAACCAAGATGCTGACGGCGATGGTCTCCGATGGCAGCATGATGTGCCTCTCGCTTGCTTACGTG GCTGACAGGGTGCCggaggcgcggcgcgcggcggccttCGGCGTGTTCACCGGCGTCTGCAGCGCCGGCTTCGTCGCCAGCACCTTCGCGGCCCGCTTCCTCCCCGTCTCAACCACGTGCCAG GTCTCcgcagtggcggcggtggtgacggCCGCGTACATGAAGGCCTTCCTCCAGGAGACGGACGGCGGAGCCTCGTCCTGCAGAAGCGAGGAGGCGGCCTCCCTGCCGCTCTGCCTTCCCTCCTCCAGCAGCGAGGAGTCGTCGCCGAGGCTCCCGCCGCTTCGGAAAGCGCCGTCACTGTCGGAGATAGCCACCCTTCTTACCAGCAG CTCAACCTTCTCGAGAGCGACCGTTGTCACATTTTTCCACGGCCTTGGTGAGACAGGCCTGCTAAATACACTACTG TACTTTCTCAAGGCAAAATTCCATTACAGCAAGAACCAGTATGCCAATTTGCTACTAATTATGGGCATTACAGGAAGTTTCTCACAG CTAGCTGTGATGCCCCTCCTAGTGCCAAAGCTAGGTGAACAGAAGCTACTTATCATAGCACTTATAGCAAGCTGCGGGCAC GCATTCCTATACAGCATCGCATGGTCGTCTTGG GTCCCTTATCTTGCTGCAAGCTGTGTAGTATTAAGCACGTTGGTGAACCCATGT ATAAGGAGCATCATATCAAAGAAAGTGGGACCTTTTGAGCAG GGAATGGTCCAAGGGTGCATCACTGGAATAAGCTCAATTGCAAACGTGATATCTCCTCTCGTTTTTACTCCTCTCACAG CCTGGTGTCTTTCTGAAGCTACGCCTTTCTACTTAAAAGGTTTCAGCCTTGCCTGTGCTGGATTTGCAACG CTGGTAGCGCTTGCAACAAGCATAAGTATGAGGCCAGCTGAAGTACAGCCCGATAGGAAATAG
- the LOC101766219 gene encoding DDB1- and CUL4-associated factor 8 — protein sequence MRRPWKHPAPAAAAIAGRHGAADLCLREVGDLLPRSFARRAAGSEDLVMRLQLHRKLERHTGCVNTVGFNDAGDTLISGSDDQMVMLWDWATGANKLEFHSGHGGNVFQARFMPGTDDRTIVTCGADGEVRLAKIQDGGDVSTTLLGEHEGRAHNVAVEPGSPYIFYSCGEDGLVQHFDLRTSTATKLLLCRSSVRKSGFSCVHLNAIAIDPRNPNLFAVGGSNAYARVYDIRKHKWDGSSDFGHPSDCYCPSHLVDDKHVGITGLAFSHLSELLVSYNEENIYLFPKNGGLGSDPKSSIKIGVNEGCKSTMAASGQDIAQPAPQVYVGHRNRETVKRVTFIGPNDEYVASGSDCGRIFIWRKRDGRFLRAMEGDECVVNCIEPHPHDMTIASSGIDNDVKMWTPSAIERAPVVNVEELRPRKRRAKLWHFDLPELLIRHLLASQRRQQSAEEEDSSEDLEDRLDSTGLLNLVLRAADRGLSSADDEESSDGSEECSLN from the exons ATGCGCCGCCCGTGGAAGCACCCggccccagcggcggcggccatcgcggGGCGCCACGGCGCCGCAGACCTCTGCCTCCGCGAGGTCGGGGACCTCCTCCCCCGCAGTTTCGCCCGCCGCGCGGCCGGCTCCGAG GACCTTGTGATGCGGCTCCAGCTTCACCGGAAGCTTGAGAGGCACACGGGCTGTGTCAACACAGTGGGCTTCAATGATGCTGGTGACACCCTCATATCAGGGTCCGATGACCAGATGGTGATGCTGTGGGACTGGGCCACTGGCGCCAACAAATTGGAGTTCCATTCAGGCCATGGCGGCAATGTGTTCCAGGCACGCTTCATGCCCGGCACAGATGATCGGACCATTGTCACTTGTGGCGCTGATGGCGAG GTGAGACTTGCCAAGATACAGGATGGTGGAGATGTGTCCACTACGTTGCTTGGTGAACATGAGGGAAGGGCTCATAATGTGGCTGTAGAGCCTGGTAGCCCTTATATCTTTTACAGCTGTGGCGAGGATGGCCTTGTTCAACAT TTTGATCTCAGAACAAGCACAGCCACAAAACTACTACTCTGCAGAAGCTCTGTGCGTAAATCAGGATTCTCTTGTGTTCACCTTAATGCCATTGCGATAGATCCTAGGAACCCAAATCTTTTTGCTGTTGGAGGAAGCAATGCATATGCTCGTGTGTATGACATCCGCAAGCACAAGTGGGATGGGTCATCTGATTTCGGTCACCCATCTGATTGCTATTGTCCATCACATCTTGTTGACGATAAACATGTTGGGATAACAGGGTTAGCATTCTCTCACCTGAGTGAGCTGCTTGTATCTTATAATGAAGAGAATATTTACCTATTCCCTAAAAATGGAGGGCTGGGATCTGATCCAAAGTCATCTATAAAGATTGGAGTGAATGAAGGTTGCAAATCAACAATGGCTGCATCTGGACAAGATATTGCTCAACCTGCACCTCAGGTATATGTTGGTCATCGCAATCGTGAAACCGTGAAGCGCGTGACTTTCATTGGGCCAAATGATGAATATGTTGCCAGTGGATCAGACTGTGGTCGGATATTTATTTGGAGAAAGAGAGATGGGAGGTTTTTGCGAGCCATGGAAGGTGATGAGTGTGTTGTGAATTGCATTGAGCCTCATCCTCATGATATGACAATTGCAAGTAGTGGAATTGATAATGATGTAAAAATGTGGACTCCCTCTGCCATCGAGCGGGCGCCTGTGGTAAATGTTGAGGAG TTGAGACCTCGCAAGAGAAGAGCCAAGCTCTGGCACTTTGATTTACCAGAGCTGTTGATCCGACACTTACTGGCATCACAGCGTAGGCAACAATcagctgaagaagaagattcatcAGAGGACCTTGAGGACAGGCTGGACAGCACAGGATTACTTAATCTAGTACTACGTGCTGCTGATAGAGGTTTGTCATCGGCTGATGATGAAGAGAGCTCTGATGGCTCTGAGGAGTGTAGTCTCAACTGA